From Roseburia hominis, the proteins below share one genomic window:
- a CDS encoding PLP-dependent aminotransferase family protein, with translation MKRTLPIQIDWKPDKKSTTPIYQQIVQFVCNKVAIGEWPIGTRLPPQRTLAESFGVNRSTVVTAIEELTSYGIIEGRHGAGTQIVSNTWSLLLPPSPNWSNYVTSGFFQANNSTIQAINRLEFVPGMIRLGTGELDPRLFPESMWKCVLEELSKKVTSLGYLEPLGLPALREAISRHMRTLGIDAPPSCILITSGSLQALQLISVCLLKSGSTIYTEAPTYLKSLQVFQSAGMNLSGVPMDANGMQFWKIESQLKRNDPQSSSILYTIPTNHNPTGISMSERRREELIAFCTANRLPIIEDSAYQELCYEGNHPRTLKSMDKTGMVIYLGSASKSFAPGLRIGWLIAAEPIVQRLGDVKMQMDYGASSISQWVFAELLSSGMYSKYLIDLKGELLQRRNHALSVLEHYYDDIAKWNFPAGGFYIWLTLKKPLNMERLFENAVKANILLNPGDIYDFEHNNSLRLSYAYTSCVEFEKAAITLAEIIREQL, from the coding sequence TTGAAACGAACACTGCCGATCCAAATAGACTGGAAACCAGATAAAAAGTCAACAACACCTATTTACCAGCAAATTGTTCAATTCGTGTGCAATAAAGTCGCAATAGGTGAATGGCCCATCGGTACCAGACTTCCCCCACAACGCACTTTAGCAGAGAGCTTTGGAGTAAACCGGAGTACAGTTGTCACTGCCATAGAAGAATTAACTTCCTACGGCATTATTGAAGGCCGCCATGGAGCTGGAACACAGATTGTCAGTAATACATGGTCACTGCTCCTGCCCCCTTCTCCAAACTGGAGCAACTATGTCACTTCTGGCTTTTTTCAGGCAAACAATTCTACGATTCAGGCTATTAACCGCTTGGAATTTGTACCCGGCATGATAAGATTAGGAACTGGTGAACTCGACCCACGACTTTTTCCTGAAAGTATGTGGAAATGTGTATTAGAGGAATTAAGTAAAAAGGTAACTTCTTTAGGATACTTAGAGCCTCTGGGCCTTCCTGCATTGAGGGAAGCTATATCCCGCCATATGAGAACTTTAGGCATTGATGCTCCGCCTTCCTGCATTTTAATTACATCCGGTTCGCTTCAGGCACTACAGTTAATTTCTGTCTGCCTATTAAAAAGCGGATCGACTATATATACAGAAGCTCCAACATATCTGAAATCCCTGCAGGTATTCCAATCTGCCGGAATGAACCTATCCGGAGTACCAATGGATGCCAATGGAATGCAGTTTTGGAAAATAGAATCACAGCTTAAAAGAAATGATCCGCAAAGCTCCTCTATCCTTTATACAATACCCACCAACCATAATCCCACAGGTATATCCATGTCAGAGCGCAGACGTGAAGAACTGATTGCATTTTGTACCGCTAATCGCCTGCCGATTATCGAAGATAGCGCATATCAGGAATTATGCTATGAAGGAAATCACCCCAGAACACTAAAATCAATGGATAAGACAGGCATGGTTATTTATTTGGGAAGTGCATCGAAATCTTTTGCTCCTGGCCTGCGTATTGGCTGGCTCATTGCCGCTGAACCAATCGTCCAAAGATTAGGGGATGTAAAGATGCAGATGGACTACGGTGCCAGTTCTATTTCACAATGGGTGTTTGCAGAACTTCTTTCCAGTGGGATGTATAGTAAATATTTGATTGATCTAAAAGGGGAATTACTGCAGCGCAGAAACCATGCCCTATCTGTTCTGGAACATTACTATGATGATATTGCGAAATGGAATTTTCCTGCAGGCGGCTTTTACATCTGGCTTACCCTAAAAAAGCCGCTCAACATGGAACGGCTTTTTGAAAATGCTGTCAAAGCAAATATTCTCTTAAATCCTGGAGATATTTATGACTTTGAACACAATAACTCCCTACGGCTTTCTTATGCCTATACATCGTGTGTAGAATTTGAAAAGGCTGCTATAACACTTGCCGAGATTATTCGGGAACAATTATAG